The DNA window agGGGCATTTCTATGGATGGGATGTAATTTTGGCTCTAGCTGACATTTATGTCTGCCTTCTCTGAAATTCAGCCGACAAGTTTCCAACTGGAGCAATGTTTAAACAGGTTGTATGGAGGAGATACTGTTTCAGGCAGAGCCCCACCATGAACACAAACACCACCTAGTTCAGTCATGATGTGGCTGAGCTCTAAGCAGCCATGTGAACCACCTGTCCCCTGCTCTTGCAGAAATGACTGTATCAACAAAAAGAGATACCCTGTGGCAATGACCTGGGCTACTGCTCGGCCACACTGGCAGTTTATGAGTCCTTCACTCCAGCTGCAAGAGATGAATTGCTGGTCTGTGGACCCAACTTATCAGTCCTATGGGACATCTCCAGGTACTGATGGGAATTGTAAGACCTCCTCAGCAGTCATCAAGTGCTTCCTGTTGCACAAACTCTCAAAACGAAGTCTTTCTGGTGTTTGAAGGCTGGTGCCTGAGTCATCCCAAGTTCAGCTTGTCCTGTTGCATGGCCATTGAGACTATAAAAACATCTTCCAGTGTGACTAGGGTCTTGAGCACGTGCCAAATCATGTCTGAAATTCTAGGCATGTTTAAAGTCTACAGGAGATGGTCAAGATGCAGAGTATGCCATGGCTACGGCCAGCTTTGAGATTGCTCTTTCCGAGTGCAATAAATCTAGTACCTACATCACTCAAAGTATTAGAAATGCACATATTGGGCTGGATCAGAGTAGAAGTGCTCCACATGTGATTCCCCTCTTCCTCAACAAGGTACTGCCATTGCATTTAGCCTTGATCTTCTCACCTCTAGCTGTGGGACAGTTACTATGGACATGGTGAAATAATTAAACCAAGTGCCTTGCTTACCTTTGTCCATGTCTTTTTCACAAATGAAATTGTTAACATCTTCACAGTAGAAGTCATTCCAGAGCCCAGCATAGATCAACCCGGCACAATCTTCCCCTGGCCCATGCCCATGACTCCAGTTATCAGGCTGCCcagttttccagtttctttcaaCGAAAAAGCAAGAGATATGATTGCACAACACAGCACACATGGCAGCTTTTCACCACAAGAAATTAACGAAAACATCATGAGATCTGTTCTGAACGGGAAATACACATTGAAACAAACAATACATGACTCttgctgaaaatggaaaacagatgtATTACAGACAAGGGAATCTATTCGGCCTTGGGCTGCCAAAACTCAGAGACCTAAATTTAGACTGATGAActttattttagtttctgaatgtacatgcacacacagtGGGAGTGCTCCATGCTCCATGTGCATTGCTCCAAGCCTGCAAAACCTGCACACTGCATTCCTGTTGGCAGCTGGGACTGAGAAGAGCCCACAAGCTCCCAGGTACTGCCAAGATGGCAACACCCTGCCCTTGCTCACTGCAAAGGCACTCAGCTCTCTGACTGAACCAGGGCATCTTGGGAGGAACGGAAAAGATGTACGTGTTTGAGGGACACATGCTAGGATGGGAAGGGAATTTTTTTGACTTATAAGGAATGTACAgagtatatatacatacatctTTTTGAGATCATTAACTTTGGTGGTGAAACTGAACACAGCATTTGTAAAAAATCTTGCAGCAAGTGTTTCCTCATCCTGTTTTTGTTTAATGAATGAGAAACACTTCCAACCTCAGGACTTAAAAGCTCCATTTTACTGAAGAAACAGGTTGTTGAAGGGAGCTTGTGGTTGCTGGCTGACACAGTCCATGCTCAGCTAAAAAACATGCCTGCCTGACACAGTGTCCAACCAGGCACCTGGAAGGACACACAGCTTTCCAGAAGTAATGAAATACTCTGAAAATCAGTAACCAACAGCTCTGAGGTTACACCAGAGCACCTAAAACCATGGTATAGTGGAAACTGATTAAAAGCAGTGCCTGAAGTGGGAATCAGTCACAGTGCTGCCATAAAGAGAAAGACAGATgaaaatggggagggagaaaaaagggaaaatattatgGCTCATTTGAAATGCATCTGACTTTTTCCgtgttttttcatgtaaatgAACACCAATGAGATCACAGCTAATCATTTTGTAACATCTGACTGTCTGTagtctgtttttctgaagcacAGCATGCTCGGCTCTATAAACTCTTTAGTCTACTCCTCAGTATTAAAAATTTGGGTGGTTGCAATCTGTTCCATTTAGGACAAATTAGGTGTAGCTCTAGGATTCCTGGAGAGCTGCCAACTCAGTTCTCAGCTGGCCAAAGCATAGACATCCTTATTTCATGCATTTTCCTTATGTTTAATGCTTTCCACTCGGATTTGGGCTTTATCTAAGGACTGGTCATTTTTTATCAGAATGAGTACTCTATTTATAGCCAGTTGTAATGCAAATAAGGaaaattcaaaccaaaacaGTTAAACTGTCTGTGCTTTCCATCTCAACTTTGTAATAAAAGTCAGGAGCAAACATTTTGGCAAGAAACACTGCACTGTTTAGTTATGTGATTCTTTCATTCaacattcagttttctttctggcaaggaaagaaagccttgtgcaaggagaagggagagaggaaaaaaacgTTCAACAACACCCTCAGTAACAAATTACATCATTGGCATCTACAGCCATCTGGATCCATTGGACAATTTCTAGATGCTGCTTTTAGAAGTGTCAGCAAGAGTGGTAGCAGTATTTTATTTACGTACGTGTAAACTGGTAAGGATCCATCCAGCCATCTccattcattttccttctctgaatcCGTTAGTCCAATCCAGAAGCTGCCCTTCccaaaaatctgcctttttatCCATTGCTGTGAAAGAAAGATCTTAGTCCATAACAAGAACAACTGTCTTTGGAGCCAATAAGCTACACTGGTTTCATGAATGTCTTGTTATCAGAATAGGAAGGGccagagaaatttttttaaactgaagataTGTGTCGGAAGTTGGTCTTGTGACCCCTTGCCCAAAGTAGAATCCATTGCTGTGTTTGCATATGAGATAGAGAGAGCTAAGCATGAAAATTAGGTTGACATAAAGTCACATCTAACATCTTATAGatacaaattgaaaaaaacccacaaagagTAAGCAGTTGCACCTTGACATCCCCACTGCTGCGTTGAATAGTATTAAAAGTAAAGTTAGATTTATAGtcagattaaaaatattcttgggTCACAGTAGTCTTAGGCTGCATGTATTAAATAAGACAATTTAAATTACATTCACTGAtgcaaaaaatgtatttttgataATATGCAAGGCACAATGGATTTCATCTTTAAGGGTTCAAAACTTCTACAATTCTCAGCAACCTTTCTGACTGCTCTGTGCCCACCACCTTCAGGGTCAGCACCAGCTCTGTTCACACTGCCATTCTGcagaaggagaagctgctgaTCAAAAAGAGGGTGGACAAAATGCTAATGAGTCAATCACTGTGTCTACTTCACTATATGAATTCATGATGCTCTCAGCTTCACACTTACCTTGTGGTTTCCACATGTTAAACAACTTCAAACTCTccttgaaaaacagaaatagaagatACTTACCTGCTCCTCTTTGTTGTTGATGATAACCAAGCGTGATGCTTTCTCTTCACAGAATAACTTTGCCTCTtcaaaaatttctctttcaattGAAAAGTAGTAGCActtttctgtataatttttcCAATGAGGAGAACAACCTGTgatgtgaatttttttgtgttaagCCTGTCATTGATAAGTAAACAGGCCAATAATAGGGCCAATAATAAGTGGAGGAACACATACCCATCTACAGAATGCTGCTTCCTAAAGTACTTACAAACAGTTCAGAAATTTACTTAATAGGATCCTGATTGGGTAAAATCAAGTCTAAACTGTGTGGCCAAGGGAATTATGTATTACTCACAATACTGCCACCTTTTCTTTAGCCATAAACTTTAACTTATATCAGTTTCAGGTCATCAGAAAGAAGACCAACACGTATGGTTTCACTTAACAGCACTCTTTGTGCCTagaggagctgtggatgccccatccctggaaatgttgaaggccaggctgaatggggctttgagcaacctggtctagtggaaggtatgCCTGTACATGGcaaggggggttggaactagatagtCTTTCATGTTCCCTCCAActcaagccattctgtgattctatgatgattctCTGAAATCCCAGAGACTTAGTCTAAGGCAGGTAAAGTTATTTGAAGCAGTAACTAAGTGGTGAGCACTGTCTGCTACATGTACCTGTATGTCAGCGGAAGGTGGATGCAGTGTGTTGATATCTTACCATTAGCCTCGGGTACTGACGTGGGTTCACTCTGTAGTGCCATTGGCATCCCTGGACCTGGTGGCCCTGGTGGGCCAGGTGGCCCCTTTGGACCAGGCAGCCCAGGGACTCCAGGTAGTCCGGGTAGTCCTCGAGGTCCTGGTACCCCTGGTTCTCCCACAGTTCCTTGCAGGCCTTGAAATCCTGGTGGGCCTTGAGGCCCAGGTGGACCATCCTTGCCTTGTGGACCTGGTGGCCCTGGGTCTCCACTTGGTCCAGGCAGACCAGTCTTGCCAGGAGAACCTCTCTGACCTTTGGAGCCAGGCGATCCTCTTGaacctttccctcctttttctcctggtgGTCCAGCTGGCCCAGGTGGGCCCTTCTCACCTGCAGGTCCTGGTGGTCCAggctctcctttctctcctttttgtccttttagGCCAGCGGGGCCAAGAGGACCTGGAGGGCCTCTGTCACCTTTAGGTCCCCTGGGACCAGGAGGACCTGAAACAATGTAAACATGCAAAGTAGGAATATgcatagaaaacaaaacaaaaagcccacaCGGGGTCCTTGTTTAGTACATGTCAGACCAGCAACACTGGATATTTAACAATGCAGGAGCCAGGCTAAGAGTTGCTTCCACCAGTGCTTATAACAGTACATCTGCTTCCCAGTTTCTCTACTGTTGCTCTTTCATCAGCCTTCACGAAATACGGGATACTGTGCCCCAGGTGACCAGCCAAGGTGTCACTCCCTGCAAGACACACTCTGTACTATTGATGCACATGGTCCTGTGTGTTGATGGTCCTGTTTCCTCGCTCTGCcaccctcccttttccttctagTCTCACCTCTCTGCTCTTAGACCTCAGGACTTTTTCTCCTGACCCTGTCTGCTGCTCTGTCAATAACAGAATGTCAAAAAGATGGCTAGTGAGCAATAGACCAACTGTGGGAAAGACCAGAAGCTGCTAACTGTCCAGCTATAACAGGACAGGGAACAATAACCCCCAACAGGAAATGGCAATACTGTGACAGcaataaacaacaaaacaatttttgatTCTGATCACGGCTGAGCAAATCCCTTGTCAATGCCTTCCCACCCCCCACCACCCATCTACATAATTTAAACTCCTCCAGAGATAAATTCCCAAACTGGAATCATTTAGTCTTGGTTGAAATGAGAACGGTTAGGGTTACTGACATGTAATCTTGGCTGTAATTCAGCCTTAGCTTATTTGGAGCACTGGATTTATATTTGTGATTAGTTCAACCTGACTGGTTCACATCAGGTTGGAAATATGAGCGTTCTTTTCATTTGGGATAATACTTGGCTGGGAGAAACCTCCTAAACCTGATGCCATTTatttctggagaaaataaaatatcccaagattaaaaactaaataaagtAGGATGTTTTCTGGCAGACTAACAACTGGCTTAAAGTGAAATAGTAACGTGTTTTTCAGCAAGGGTGGACCTTTCTGGGAATAGTCCAACACATATTTTTTAGCCATTTCCTTCTTAGCAGGGATTGGTTTCTTGAGGTTCCACACCTTTACTTGCTTATTTTAGAAACTAAATCAAAAGCAGATCCAGTCAGTTAGTCAGACAGAATAAAATTTTGCTAAGTCAGAACCTTCTTTCATAACATCTCCATTTTAGCTATGTAAAGAAGGCATAGAAAAATTAGTAAGGAAAATTCAAGCTACATGTACATTTCCAAAGTTTTGGATTAGATAAcgaaaaaccccaaaactctgtaTCAGCATGCACTAACTTCCACAGAACTAAAGAAGTAATGCAAGTAGGAATTCAGCATAGACATCATTTGGGAAGCTGCATACCTTGTAGGATAGTGAAGTTCTTGATGAGCTGGCCATGTTTGGAATCTACCAGCTTCATTTCTTCCATGATTACTGACAAATTGGCAACTTCAACATCTAACCTTGACCTCATCAGATCCTGTTGCACCTTGAGAGATGCAGAGTCTATGCGAATATTGGCTAATGTGCTGTTCATAAAAATCAGCTCATCTGAATGTTTACTTAAGGTGTCTGTACAAGTTGTCCTGAGCTCATTGAGATTGCTGGTCAGTGTCCGTAGATGATGAGCAGTGTAGCTGATGTTGCTAAGGATATTGACTATATCAGTTTCAAAGACTTGGAGCCTTTCTTCTAGATGGCTGAATTTGGCAGCAGTTCTGTTTTCATATCCTTTATGCTGTTCCTGGAGATCCTTTAGATTTTGCTCGTTGGCTTGGGCAATTGTGGTGATGTTCTCTATTTGCCCACTGAAGGAGCTGAGCTGATTGTTCATGTCTTCAAGGGTATCATTGTTAGCTTTTGCCAATGCTGAATTGTTGGCGGCCAAAGTCTGTAAATTCTGTAGTTTCTCCTTAAGCCAGTCGGTGTCCTTCCGGGCTTGAAGGACAACCTGCTGCAGATTTTGAAAGTCATTCTTGATTTTTAGAATAGCCAAGCTTGTATCTTCCATTGACTTCTGCAGGACACTGATAAGATTTCTTTGCTGTATTTGAGTCAGGTTTAAGTTGTTCAGGTTCATGATGACCACATTATGAGAATGCACTTGGTTTTGCAGGTT is part of the Chiroxiphia lanceolata isolate bChiLan1 chromosome 1, bChiLan1.pri, whole genome shotgun sequence genome and encodes:
- the COLEC12 gene encoding collectin-12, with translation MKDDFAEEEEVQSFGYKRFGIQEGSQCTKCKNNWALKFSIILLYILCALLTITVAILGYKVVEKMDNVTGGLETSHRRYTEKLTEVESDLKKLDDQAGQKALNTNTELSSFRSDILALRQQLHDIAEKTTRNKDTLEKLQESGNALDDRQSQMKSALDSNSFMIISVNKTLQSYTGYINNLQQDTSNIQTNLQNQVHSHNVVIMNLNNLNLTQIQQRNLISVLQKSMEDTSLAILKIKNDFQNLQQVVLQARKDTDWLKEKLQNLQTLAANNSALAKANNDTLEDMNNQLSSFSGQIENITTIAQANEQNLKDLQEQHKGYENRTAAKFSHLEERLQVFETDIVNILSNISYTAHHLRTLTSNLNELRTTCTDTLSKHSDELIFMNSTLANIRIDSASLKVQQDLMRSRLDVEVANLSVIMEEMKLVDSKHGQLIKNFTILQGPPGPRGPKGDRGPPGPLGPAGLKGQKGEKGEPGPPGPAGEKGPPGPAGPPGEKGGKGSRGSPGSKGQRGSPGKTGLPGPSGDPGPPGPQGKDGPPGPQGPPGFQGLQGTVGEPGVPGPRGLPGLPGVPGLPGPKGPPGPPGPPGPGMPMALQSEPTSVPEANGCSPHWKNYTEKCYYFSIEREIFEEAKLFCEEKASRLVIINNKEEQQWIKRQIFGKGSFWIGLTDSEKENEWRWLDGSLPVYTNWKTGQPDNWSHGHGPGEDCAGLIYAGLWNDFYCEDVNNFICEKDMDKGQIFGV